A stretch of the Rosa rugosa chromosome 5, drRosRugo1.1, whole genome shotgun sequence genome encodes the following:
- the LOC133710515 gene encoding zinc finger CCCH domain-containing protein 40-like has translation MAHRLLRNVEADGWERSDFPIICESCLGDNPYVRMTKADYDKECKTCTRPFTVFRWRPGRDARFKKTEICQTCSKLKNVCQVCILDLEYGLPVQVRDTAMAINSTDVIPKSDVNREFFAEEHDRKARAGIDYESSYGKARPSDTILKLQRTAPYYKRNRAHVCSFYIRGECTRGAECPYRHEMPITGELAQQNIKDRYYGVNDPVAMKLLNKAGEMPSLEPPEDESIRTLYVGGLDGRITEQDLRDNFYAHGEIESVRMVLQRACAFVTYTTREGAEKAAEELSNKLVIKGLRLKLMWGRPQAPKQDGTDEARQQAVAHSGLLPRAVISQQQNQIQDQYAPVQHYYNMPPPPSSQERTFYPSMDPQRMGAVVRSQDGAPSGPTGPDENKSGSERQHYAFQTMAPPHGHYHQQQFYPPPYTGYMPPPPPAYQQQYPPQYHAAVPPQQSLPMGQQFQQHSATPSASTSSAPAASSSGPSESTPSESGSAPTASSQQ, from the exons ATGGCGCACAGGTTGCTCAGGAATGTGGAGGCAGATGGTTGGGAACGGTCAGACTTCCCCATCATCTGCGAGTCGTGCCTGGGAGACAATCCCTATGTTCGCATGACGAAAGCCGATTATGACAAGGAGTGCAAGACTTGTACTCGGCCGTTCACCGTTTTCCGGTGGAGGCCTGGCCGTGATGCCCGATTCAAGAAGACGGAGATTTGCCAGACGTGCAGTAAGTTGAAGAATGTCTGTCAAGTTTGCATCTTGGACCTGGAATATGGCTTGCCAGTACAGGTTCGTGACACTGCTATGGCTATCAACTCCACCGATGTGATTCCCAAGAGCGATGTCAATAGGGAGTTTTTTGCCGAGGAGCATGACCGAAAG GCTAGAGCCGGTATAGATTACGAATCTTCCTATGGGAAAGCTCGGCCCAGTGACACTATTCTGAAGCTTCAAAGAACAGCACCCTATTACAAAAGGAACAGAGCACATGTCTGCAGTTTCTACATTCGGGGTGAGTGCACAAGAGGCGCCGAGTGCCCTTACAGGCATGAAATGCCCATAACTGGGGAGTTGGCACAACAAAACATTAAAGATCGTTACTATGG AGTCAATGATCCAGTCGCGATGAAGCTACTGAACAAGGCTGGAGAGATGCCCTCCCTAGAACCTCCCGAGGATGAAAGCATCAGAACCCTATACGTGGGTGGGCTTGATGGGAGGATTACTGAGCAGGATCTAAGGGATAACTTTTATGCTCATGGTGAAATAGAGTCTGTTAGGATGGTACTCCAACGAGCTTGTGCTTTCGTAACCTACACAACAAGAGAAGGTGCAGAAAAGGCTGCAGAAGAACTCTCCAATAAACTGGTCATAAAGGGTTTGAGATTGAAGTTAATGTGGGGTAGGCCCCAAGCACCAAAACAGGACGGCACAGATGAAGCTAGGCAGCAGGCAGTGGCTCATAGTGGATTGTTGCCTCGAGCAGTGATATCACAACAGCAGAACCAAATACAAGACCAATATGCACCAGTGCAGCACTACTACAACATGCCACCTCCACCATCTTCACAGGAGAGGACATTTTATCCATCAATGGATCCTCAAAGAATGGGTGCTGTTGTTCGATCTCAAGATGGAGCTCCAAGTGGGCCCACAGGGCCCGATGAGAACAAATCTGGTTCAGAGAGGCAGCATTATGCTTTTCAAACCATGGCTCCACCACATGGCCATTATCATCAGCAGCAGTTTTATCCTCCCCCTTATACAGGTTATATGCCTCCGCCACCACCAGCTTACCAACAACAATACCCTCCGCAATATCATGCTGCAGTGCCTCCACAACAGTCCTTGCCAATGGGCCAACAATTCCAGCAGCATTCTGCAACACCCTCAGCTTCTACATCATCAGCACCCGCAGCTTCAAGTTCTGGACCTTCAGAGTCCACACCATCTGAATCTGGATCTGCACCAACTGCATCATCACAGCAGTGA
- the LOC133709016 gene encoding protein ROLLING AND ERECT LEAF 2-like: MGGVVSVSEKSSVCKDRIKLAILARQQQEAFAKAQKNYHKLQDKMGTTFYEFVSIYCSLPIHVTIHDKEKKDHDEKDSSIVTEQAETPKDEGHHDEKDSSITTEKAETCKNEDLKTTKEKPGRGNKKQNTKMVAKKAETSAKKEDNNVGHRPEALENTKMVAEKAETSAKKEDNIVGHSPEAPEKIRLSEALRKLKKVVHQFEDVDKSGSDVCKLLETNEIVKEHKSTFPWSRSTTSKIVSRSRSSKVGDDYEEKAKAAKLSSTLQNLYFREEHLSRLVEIVEDVKKKGETTQVSEESAVEALNKIRKFRDDELRPQLSNLLEGLQKIWTNMSKYHRKQNEIMSEKSLYQPHEMCCDALHSIATKELQTQLQNWFTAFTSYISSQKAYIKSLHDLSKHSVPSFFEKEVNDNGCTKLLGDWLTCLEKLEDKEVSKAISECNKEVKKLKDQQKKERECKSKVEKLNEDICKLVKQTETSSTKKKKKKETELNRLTNALKNEERAYQTSKTNTQKIAINVIQERFASVFKSLAEFTTKAAKEYAEVAKNHNINCSD, translated from the coding sequence ATGGGAGGTGTTGTTTCTGTATCCGAAAAAAGTAGTGTCTGCAAAGATAGAATTAAGTTAGCAATATTGGCTAGACAACAGCAGGAGGCGTTTGCAAAAGCACAAAAAAATTACCATAAGTTGCAGGATAAGATGGGAACAACCTTCTATGAATTTGTAAGCATATATTGTTCACTTCCAATACATGTTACCATAcatgataaggaaaaaaaagatcATGACGAGAAAGATTCAAGTATAGTGACAGAGCAAGCAGAGACTCCTAAGGATGAAGGACATCATGACGAAAAAGATTCAAGTATAACAACGGAGAAAGCGGAGACTTGTAAGAATGAAGATTTAAAGACAACGAAAGAGAAACCAGGGAGGGGTAATAAGAAACAAAATACAAAGATGGTGGCAAAGAAAGCAGAAACTAGTGCTAAGAAGGAAGATAATAATGTGGGGCATCGCCCCGAGGCTCTTGAAAATACAAAGATGGTGGCAGAGAAAGCAGAAACTAGTGCTAAGAAGGAAGATAATATTGTGGGGCATAGTCCTGAGGCTCCTGAAAAGATAAGGTTGTCGGAAGCTCTGAGAAAACTCAAAAAAGTTGTTCATCAGTTCGAAGACGTAGACAAGTCTGGCAGTGACGTTTGCAAATTACTTGAGACCAATGAAATTGTTAAAGAACACAAGTCGACATTCCCGTGGAGTCGCTCTACTACAAGTAAAATTGTATCAAGGAGTCGCTCCTCTAAAGTTGGTGATGATTACGAGGAGAAAGCTAAAGCCGCGAAGCTCTCTTCAACATTACAGAACTTATATTTTAGGGAAGAGCACCTCTCTAGATTGGTAGAGATAGTCGAAGATGTGAAGAAAAAGGGAGAAACAACACAAGTTTCTGAAGAAAGCGCCGTAGAAGCTCtcaacaaaatcagaaaatttagAGACGATGAGCTACGACCTCAACTTTCTAATCTCCTAGAAGGTCTGCAGAAAATTTGGACGAATATGTCAAAGTACCATCGAAAGCAAAACGAGATCATGTCCGAAAAATCTCTCTATCAGCCTCATGAAATGTGTTGTGATGCCTTACACTCGATTGCTACAAAGGAACTTCAAACCCAACTTCAAAATTGGTTCACCGCCTTTACTTCCTATATTTCTTCACAAAAGGCCTACATTAAATCTCTCCACGATTTGAGTAAACATTCAGTTCCGTCATTTTTTGAAAAGGAAGTCAACGATAATGGGTGCACAAAACTGCTCGGAGATTGGTTAACTTGTTTGGAAAAACTGGAGGACAAGGAAGTGAGTAAAGCAATAAGTGAGTGTAACAAAGAAGTAAAAAAGCTTAAGGACCAACAAAAGAAAGAGCGAGAATGCAAGAGCAAAGTTGAGAAACTCAATGAGGATATCTGCAAACTAGTGAAGCAAACAGAAACGTCCAgtactaagaagaagaagaagaaagagacggAGTTGAATAGATTGACAAATGCGCTAAAGAATGAGGAAAGGGCCTATCAAACTAGTAAGACGAACACACAAAAGATTGCTATAAACGTGATTCAGGAGAGGTTTGCATCAGTTTTCAAATCGCTGGCCGAGTTTACAACCAAAGCTGCTAAAGAGTATGCCGAGGTTGCAAAGAATCATAATATTAATTGCAGTGATtag